GTAGTATAGAAGAAAGCAGCGGACAGGATAAAACCAGGTCCAGGGGGCTATcgtgttaaaaagaaataacaggctTTGAATGGTGTTGCTTGTGCTAAGCTCACATCATCAAACCATGGCTTGATACCCAGCCTAACTGGAGTTTCAACCTTCTCCAGGAACATAGTCTTATATGGTCAGTTTGGAATTATCTGGTCAGCACCAGTGGGGTAGTCTGTCATATAGTCCTTTTCCATTGCCCAAAGGAAGATGAGGTCATCTGCTCTTCCCTGACCCCTCCCTCTTCTGCCTGTGAGAGCCTTCCATTTTGTACAGCTTCTCAGAGCTTCTTTCTACTTGCTAGATAAGATGCTACCTCATTATGAGCCCTTCAATAACGtcaattaaattttgaaaatttacttgGCTGAATTTTTGCTATTTAACAACAGTGATGATAATAATGGGAAAGAACAATAAAGacaatttaattcatttattttgaggCATTCCCATATTATCTGCTCTTCAAGTCTGTGATCTTAACAACATACATCATGTTATCTACATTATATATGAGGAAGAAGAGAAGTCACAggatttgcctaaggtcacacagcaaacaaATGTGAAAGTTATATTCAAACATTCCATGGATATTCTCCTTCTCCTCACTTCTCcccttttaaataaacatttctccagttGATTTACTTGATTCTGGAGATGGTATTGTGTAGTGGTTAAAAGTATGGgctttgaggggcttccctgatggtccagtggttgacccTGTGCTTCCGAAGCAGGGGGTGAGAATTTCATCcccggtcaggaaactaagatcccacatgctgtatggTATAGTCCAAAAAAAAAGTAGGGGCTTTGAAGTCAGGCCTGGGTTGGAATCTTGGTTTATTTGCTTACTAGTCATGTGACCTCAGACAAATtagttaacttctctgagccttagctTCTTAGCTGTAAAACAGGAGAAGGGGTAAGGCCACACCTCCCTTAGAATTGTTGGGAAAATTAAAGATTATTAAGAGCCTGGAACATAATAAAGTTCTCAAATTATTACCATTATctgggggagaaaggaagagaataaagggaacgaggaggaagaggaagacaaacagaaaaaaaacatcgATTCACCATTCCATCCCTGTCCTCGTCGTTTGGCAGACAGCTGCCTTGGTTGTTTCTGAGGTTTCCTGAAAGGAGGGGGCACAGAATGGGGTGCTGCTCCTGGGGGTGCCAGGTGAAGCAGCTGACAGTGGGGAGTTGGCAGAGCGCTCCCGGCAGGCTTTCTCTTATCCCTGGGGCCTCTGTCCGCCAGCAGAGACCTTGCCCTCCGACCTTTCCCCCTACTCACCAGCTTCCCCCGCAGCAGAGCTGGTTTCCCATGGTGCTCTGTCTTCTAGGGAGCCCAGCTCTTCTTCCACCAAAAGAGGCTTGTGCATTTCCTGGTTCCCGGTTCAGCTTTCAGCAGTGGCTCCCGGGGAGTCTCTGTCAGTGTCAGATTTCAACCTAACAGGTTGGACTTTGGAAGCCACCTGCTGGAAAGATTCCCAGGTGACTGCTTCCAGCCAGAGGATAGAGGAACACACACGAGGTCCAGGTGAGAGCCATCTCACCTTCGGGATTTGGGGCTGCTTTGAGGAAGCATGAACTCTGAGGCTCAAGCTTCAGTGTTTCCTTAGGAAATATTTCTGTACTGCATCACACTGTCATTGAAATATATCCTCTATAATCAAAGTTTTACCTATGTTTCCCCAGCACTCCCCAGGTTTGTGTTTCACTTTGAAGGTCATTGGTATTAGTCTCTTATTATCCCTGTCCAGAATCTGAGTTTGAAGACTGGACTCTTTTGGAAACTAAAATTTAgggaaatgtatttcttttgcATTCTCTCTTGCTAGGGGAATGAATGTGGGCAAATTACTTTTTTTCTAGGACCTGTGAAAATGGAGGACTGAATTCATTACTTAATCCCCTTTCTGGTcaaaaatcatatgattttatGATTGGAGTGGTCTCAGCACTTCTTAACCATTCACTTCCCCGTCGTCAGTACAGAACTATGGAATCTCCATTTAATCTCGACTCAGCTTCTCCAATGTCCGAAGTTAGACTCATTCCACACTCATTGGCAACTAGGATGTGGTTGAGCAAATTCCTTAGTAGAAAATATGGACTCTTGGAGAATTTGTGGAACCTACACGGCTTGACTTCAGTGTTCCCACCCCATCTTTAGTGTGTTGTTTAAATGCCCATTTATTTGTGTGTCCTTTAAGGATGTTCAGAATCCAGCACTCAGCCCTGTACTCCACAGAGTCATTCTTCCTCCGTCTTCTTTCTTTATGAAAAACGGGGATAAAAAAAAGCCTTATAGGACTGTGGTGGAAAATTAAGCGAGATAATGTGTATAAAACTCCAATCCAGGACTTGACACATGGGACCCTTTCAGTAAGTCCTAGCtatggttattattattactttctgTTCTCAGCTAATtgttagatggtaaagcatcttaCTTTATTACCTGGTGCTAAACCATTGCACTAGCCTCTTATTTCATGACCATGCTTCTTCCTGGCAATCCACTCTGTACTCTACTATTAATTGTATTCTTTTCATCCTGTTACCCAAACTTCTTAGCCTGGTACTCAAAGCCTTTCATAATCTGGTCCCTTTTCAGCTAATTTCCTTAAATTAGAGATTTTTGATATGACCAGAAACTCCAAAGGAACCAGCACTGTGTTGTGGCAGTCAAAAACCTGATACACTCTAAGCAGCATTAATAGAAGTCCAGAGTGATAAACAAGGGTATTGATTATTCCACTGAAGTATATACCAGTCAGTCCATGATTGGAAtaacagttttaggtttacatgTTGAATTTCAAGTTACACTGTCAAGAGGCAGTGTATTCAAGAGAAAGTTGTCTGAGTTATAAGTGGTATGAAAAGTCGTATAAAATATGGTTAAGAGAATTAGGCATGTTTCATTGGGAAAGGGAAGCTTTTGGAGGACAGgatggttatttttaaatatctgagcAGACTCTCAAGGGAAAGAAGGATTGCACTTATTTTCCAGACAAAACCTGAGCCAATGGGCAGAAGTTATTGAAATGCAGATTTTGGTTCAAAAGAAgtccaaaaagaaaatgaattgagCTACTTTATGAAGTTCTAAGCTCTCTGTCACTAAAAATATCCCAGAAGTTGACTAATAATCTTCAGAGTGTTTGTGGGTTGGGAATTTGGACAAAATCGGAGGTTGCAACTTTTTTCTAGCTCaggaaacttttcttttaaatgaagctcaagtaaaattataaaacagatcAAAGCAAAGCTGTTGTAATAGAAGTCTAAAGAGgatccttttaaaattctttttcttctgaacTAGATGTTAAGATTCCTGAGAGCAGACAACAAAGGAGCATAGTCTTAAATTATATTTACAGTGTATAACCTCCATACCACAGTACTTGGgggttaaataaatatttgttgaatgagcaaACAAAAGGATATATCAATAGTTATTTCTCTAAGGcatgctttaatttttaacagATGGCAATCTTTTAACTAAGAATTGAATTCTTTAAGTGAGGGTTCTTTTCCTGGGAGTCCACAGATCCCTAAGAGGGCAAATAAATGGATCTCAAGAGCTATGtagggaggggggactgggatggggaatacatgtaaatccatggctaattcatttcaatgtataacaaaaactactgtaatgatgtaaagtaattagtctccaactaataaaaaaaattaaaaaaatttaaaaataaataaataaataaattaattaattaatttaaaaaaaagagctatgTAAACCTGTTCAAATTGTGTACCACATTTCAGAGCATGTGTATTTTTCTGGTAAGAGGATCTATTgcttttgtaagattttttttaaaagggtctATAAAAAGTTAAGAATCAACCAACCGCTTTAATGGAAGAATTTCGGATGTCCATCACAACCTAGTAAAAGATGTATTTGGGGTCAAGGCAGTCTTCTGCAAATCATACACATTCAAGCTCTTTTGATTACAGAAAGTAATTAAGAGGTCAATCCCCCAGGCTTTCCAGAATATACCATACTTCTAGTACTAAGACTCTACTTCTACTTCCAAAGGAAATTTCCTTGGCCATCATCACCAAACCAATACCCTGGCCTGGGTGGAGGGATGCAGGGATtcctctttgggatgtttcaagatTAGAAACAAATGCTTTCCCTCCCAGGCAGAGGGTGGGGAAACTGTGGTTCAGTGACAATGGCAGAGGCTTCTGTGTCTATGTTGCTGTGTCTGCATTCTCGATCCCTCAGAATCAGAGGCCAATTTCCGTGGGCAGACCAGGGCTTTAGGCAACTCTATATCCAAAAGCCTTTCCCAACCCCTACCCAAAACAGGCCAGACAGTCTGGAGACCCTTGTTTTTGTGTCTCTAATCACCAGCTCAGACAGTGCCCTCTGGGCTGTTTGGATGGCATATCCCTTTCCCCTCCCAGGATCACGCTCTCTTTTGTTGCACTGTGAGAAAATCATGGCCAGGAATTTGATGCGGAGCCAGTGTCAGCTTCCGGGTGTGATCTCAGCATCCACGTGTGAGTTCAGAGTGCTGTGACGTTGGGTCCACCTAACTGAGGACCTTTTTGTCTCCTTCCCTGttcaccccctcctccaggccacAGAATAGGGAGCGGCACAACAAGGCCCTGAGATTTGGGTTTATTCAGCTCCACCCAAAACTAAacgaaaaaaacacaaaacacaaaaataatgctATGACACGTCCCAAGGGACCAAACCATACATTGTGACCATGCACGTTTCCCTTCCCCCAAGGATGCGGCTACCTCCGGGGTGCTGGGCAGCTGCTTGTATCACGGGCTGGGAGCTAGAAAGGGGTTCAGTGGGCGCTGGGTCTGTGGCGCTCAGGGCTCAACACCGAcggcctcctcctcttcctcggGATCAGGgggagctgggagcagggagATGTAGACCTCGTTGACCTCTGTGTCCAAATGTCGGCCGCCCCGAGGCGCCTCCAGGTTGAGGATGCCGTCGTGGGAGAGTGCGGCGCGCACCCGCCAGGGGTCCACGTCGGCCGGCAGGACGTAGGTGCGGCAGAACTCGCGCGACACGAAGCCGTGGCGGTCCAGGCGCTGCGGGTGCCGGGCGGACACCTCCAGGAGGTTGTCCACAGTCCTCACGGTCACCTCATCTGGGGTAAAGTGGCTCACGTCCAGAAACGCCTGGAACTTGCCCTCGCTGAGCCGAAGCTCGGAGGCCCCTGCCCGGCTGCCCTCCCCAGCTGGCGCGGCCCGGGGCCGGACATAGTAGCCGTGGTAGAGGGTAGGGGTCAGGATCTCTTCTGGCAGGAGGCCTGCGGGacggagagaggagggagagagagaaaggcgaGAGGGCGGGCTGACGGAGGAAGGGGTGCGAAGGAGGGTGAAGTGAGAGGCCAGGAGGCCTGCAGGCGGCGGGAACCGAGGCCGGAGCCGCAGGGGAGGGTCCCGCAGGCTGGAGGGAGGcggctggggagaggggctggagaaagGAATACACTGGGGTAGCGGAGAGCAAGGCAAACCGGGCCCGCGTGGGCCGAAGAGGGGGAACGGCCcttggggggcagggtgggctggGCGGCGGGGGCGCTAAGGGGCAGATTCCGAGCTCTGCGGGCTGCAGTCTGCCCCGAGGCCAGTAGGAAGGGGAGCGCGCCCGCTGGGAGGGGGCGGCGAGGGGGGAGTCTGGGGTGGGAGATGACTCGCCCCAGGAGTTCAGTTAAGCCCGGAGTGGGGTGGAGGCCAGTTACCATTGGGAGGTCAGCCCAGAATCTccggaggtgggggtgggaggcaaggggggtggggtggcgtcCGTGCCATACCTTCCCCGAAGCGCTGCTCGCCCAGGCGGCTCGGGTTGGCAAACTCGTACTCGGCGGTGGCCGGGTGGGCATGTGGCACGGAGCGGCCCGACATGACTGCAGAAGCGCAGGCGGCCCCGGTCCGAGCTGCGGCCCCGACAGGCGCGGCGGGACCCCTCCAGCTGCCGCCGAGCCGGGgcgcggcgggggtgggggcggggtctACACCACCCAAAATAGTGCGGAGCCCGGGGGAGGGGCGGCGGGCGCCCGCCACCAGCGTGTGACCCGCGCCGCCTGGACCCCCGTCCCCTCCCCTGCACACCCTTCAGCTGTCACAAGCCTGCCCGCCCCCCCCGCACTCCCCCACCGGGACAGCTGGGGGTCGGGGCTGCGGAGCGAGCCGGCGTGGGGAGGCTGCTGCCCACGGCCCGGAGAGGCCTCGCCGAGACCCTCACCAACAGTTTGCACGTTTTTCTCCACCTTCCCTTCGCCTCCCCAGTGGCAGACAACCGGCACCCTACTTCATACAGCTCTCCCCTCGGTTTGAGGTTCTGCCAGCCACAGAAAATGAAACATGCAAACAACTTTCTACCCTttctttgggggtggggtgaggagttTACCCCGCCGAATGTCAGGGTCCTCTCTGAACCCAGGGCAACCCAGGGCACCACGTGGAAACCTGCCACGGCTATGCTGGTGGTCACTGCACACGAAGAGTTAATGTCCCTGGGGCTCAGCCTAGGAAGATTCCAGTTCCTGCTCAGGCCCAAGATAGCTGCTGGCCCCATTCCCTTGGCATGCAGGGttgcaggggaggaggagggccaCACTGCCCGCTGCTTGGGATTCCTGACTCAGTCCCAACtccagaggagggggtgggggcgggtgccATTGGGTGTGGACAGAAAGCTAGTGAAACAAGACCAGGACAGGTCACTGGCCAGCTCAGGCgcgtttgtctttctcttttcttagctCAGTGAGTACTGGGTATGTGTCATACTGCCAAATCCCCAATCACAAGTCCCCATGAACGGGCGGTGAGCTGGGATAATAAAACCCCTGACATCACCATTCCAGAAGCTTCACAAGACTGCGTATATAAGGGGCTGGCCGCAGCTGCAGCTGAAGGAGCTGACCAGCCAGCTGACCCCCCACACTCACCTAACCACCATGGATATCGCCATCCACCACCCCTGGATCCGCCGCCCCTTCTTCCCTTTCCACTCTCCCAGCCGCCTCTTTGACCAGTTCTTTGGCGAGCACCTGTTGGAGTCTGATCTCTTCCCAGCTTCTACTTCCCTGAGCCCCTTCTACCTTCGGCCGCCCTCATTTCTGCGGGCACCCAGCTGGATTGACACTGGCCTCTCTGAGGTAAGTCTCCCCTTTGCCTGGACAGGAGAGTTCATTCTGGAACCTTCTGGAAGCATCTCCATCCACTGTCCTTTTCCTCCTGGCCTAAATCTGTGCCTAAGGGTCCTACGTCTCTTAGGCATTTGTGTGTCCTGCAGTGAAGACAGATGAGGTCCCTAGTTCCTCTCTTCCCCAGTCACCTATTTGTATTTGGTGTGCCTCTGTATcctattttttacattttccatGCAGTATGAAGGTCATTCTCTCTTATCTTCTGGGTAGGATGTCCCTTTCTGGTTTGGTTCATAACAGTCTGCAGGGAAAGAGCTGCCTTCAGACTCCTTTGCTCAGCTTTTCTAACACCTCACACTCCTGACAAATACTGTCATCTCAAGTTTCAGAGCCAGGAGACAGTCTTACCTTATCCTGAGCTTCCACCCCTGCTGCATGGAGCTGGAGACAGCAaccattattttcttcctttttattcccTCATCTATGATTTTCTGGGTTTCTAAGGGTTGTGACAGGGCACTGGCCTGGGTCCAAGTCTAATGAGGATAGAATGTAGGTCCACTttagggaccccccccccccaattgtCCTACGACGGTGGGAGAATGGGGTGAACAGATAAGAGTGACAGAAGCTGTCACAGATAACACTctggtttaaaaatattcaagtgtGAGTAAACAGGAGCTGAGTGGGCAAGGGCTTTGGAAGGACAATGGGAGCTAGCAGAACATTCCAGATTGAGTGGGTGGGAAACTTGGCAGAGACCTGAGTAAGAAGAAGGAGGCTTTGTCTCACAGACAAATGACAAGGCCAGGCATTGGCTTGGAGAAGCAGCAGAAGGCATGCCGCGACCCATCTTTGTGCGTTGTCCCCTGGGTGGCCTGTCTTCTTCCCTGTCCCTGTCAATAAAAGTTTGGGCCTGATGACCAAGTGATGTGCCTAGGGTACCACTATGGTGATGCCCCTGAGCCAGAGGGTATGTTTATTCAAAAAGGAATTTTTAGCTAAAAAGAGGAGGATAAACTACCTGGACAGAGAGCAAATCTGCAGAATGATGAGATTGTACTAGTATCATTTACATTCCTACCCTTTTCTCTTACCCCGTCCCCACCTTGCTATTTCCAGATGCGTCTGGAGAAGGACAGATTCTCTGTCAACCTGGATGTGAAGCACTTCTCCCCAGAGGAACTCAAGGTCAAGGTGCTGGGAGATGTGATTGAGGTGCATGGCAAACATGAAGAGCGCCAGGTATGTAGCTAACTTTCTCTTCTGCTCTTTTTCCAGGGCATGCTATATGCCAGATATTGCCCTCAGCCCTTGAAGCCGGCAACATTCCAGTCCTAAGCCATTGGGGTCAGGAACAGGGATAAACCTGTTGTTGTTTTGGCCAgatctttgttgcttattttgATTTGATCGCCTCAGGGATAGATGGGATGTTCCTGTttaagccagtggttctcaactttgCCAAAGTTAAAATTAccagaggaattaaaaaaagaaaaaaaagaagaaaaatgctcaGGCATATCCCAAATTATTTAAATCAAGAGCTTTAAAAAGCTCCCTAGGGAATTCTAATGTACAGTGAAGGCTGAAGACCACTGATTTAAATAGTGGTTTCAGACCTCTGATTGTTTTACATAATTGTATTAACTGCATGCACTTGGAAGGCCCTTGAATTTGAGACTTTTAAGTATTCCAGAAGTCACTTCTCTTTAGCCCATCTTAATGCTGAACTACTTGGTTTGCCTAAATTTCAGAGCTGTACTCAGCTCCTAATACGCTAGACCCATGTGGAAATCAGTTGACAGCCCGTCTAAATAAATGCTTGAGATTTATGAGGTATAAAGGTTAGGGCTGGAATTCTTCAGGAGAGttctaaagaatgaaataacttcTCATTACTTTCTGGGAGAGTTTTTCAGTGAGTTTGCTTCTTACTGATTAGTTATAACACAGAAACTTGTGCATCCAATAGTATAGTGTGAGGTCCTCAGGCTGTTTCAGTTTTGCTATGATTTAATTTAGATCAGAGTCTCCCGGGTGTagtctttattattgtttttgttattattattagacCTATTGGTCTGGAACATTCTGGAACATTCTGAAGCATCAGGACAATTTCTGGGCTTTCTTAAGAGATTCAACTTTTAAATCGAGATGATATTCCAAATCCCGTAGGCCCAACAAACACTGATCTAAAACCTTTGGGAAATACCACTGAACACATCCACAGCTCAGGGCTTGGCGAGCTAAGAAGTTTGGCTGTTCAGACCTCTCAGATTCTCATTGGTAGGAGTGACCACTTAGGCAATTCCATCATAGACCCAACAGAATAACTGTTTCGCTTTCTCTCATGTTGCCATGCATTTGGTCACAGCTAAGGGGAAGGAGAATGTCTGAGTTCTAGACAAGAAATGCTGTTTCTGTTCTTATCtacctctttccttctcttggttTAGGATGAACATGGTTTTATCTCCCGGGAGTTCCACAGGAAATACCGGATCCCAGCTGACGTGGACCCTCTCGCCATTACTTCGTCCCTGTCGTCTGATGGGGTCCTCACTGTGAATGGACCAAGGAAACAGGCCTCCGGCCCTGAGCGCACCATTCCCATCACCCGTGAAGAGAAGCCGGCTGTCACTGCAGCCCCCAAGAAGTAGATGCCCTTTCCctaactgcattttttaaaacaagaaagttCCCCATCAATGAATGAAAACCTTGTGACTAGTGCTGAAGCTTATTAATGCTAAGGGCAGGCCCAAATTATTAAGCTAATAAATATCATTCAGCAACAGATAACTGTCTTGCATTTGAATATTTTGTATTAATCATCACATTATGTTTTAGGGGGCTCTAGGGATATTAGAGTCTGAATGACTGTTTCCAACACTTACTAATGGGATAAATTTAGCAGGCCACTTAAAACTTTATGGTCTTTAAGTCTTCCATTTATAACATGGGGTGCTTATTCGTACATTCATTGTAAAGAGTAAATTAAGGAGAAAAAGTAGGTAAAGCTCTTGGCAGAGCTCAAAGAAGATCAGTTGCTTTCCTCTCCCCATTTGATTTTGGCTCTGGGTTACAACAACAC
This sequence is a window from Odocoileus virginianus isolate 20LAN1187 ecotype Illinois chromosome 10, Ovbor_1.2, whole genome shotgun sequence. Protein-coding genes within it:
- the CRYAB gene encoding alpha-crystallin B chain isoform X2, whose product is MVMPLSQRMRLEKDRFSVNLDVKHFSPEELKVKVLGDVIEVHGKHEERQDEHGFISREFHRKYRIPADVDPLAITSSLSSDGVLTVNGPRKQASGPERTIPITREEKPAVTAAPKK
- the HSPB2 gene encoding heat shock protein beta-2; its protein translation is MSGRSVPHAHPATAEYEFANPSRLGEQRFGEGLLPEEILTPTLYHGYYVRPRAAPAGEGSRAGASELRLSEGKFQAFLDVSHFTPDEVTVRTVDNLLEVSARHPQRLDRHGFVSREFCRTYVLPADVDPWRVRAALSHDGILNLEAPRGGRHLDTEVNEVYISLLPAPPDPEEEEEAVGVEP
- the CRYAB gene encoding alpha-crystallin B chain isoform X1, which translates into the protein MDIAIHHPWIRRPFFPFHSPSRLFDQFFGEHLLESDLFPASTSLSPFYLRPPSFLRAPSWIDTGLSEMRLEKDRFSVNLDVKHFSPEELKVKVLGDVIEVHGKHEERQDEHGFISREFHRKYRIPADVDPLAITSSLSSDGVLTVNGPRKQASGPERTIPITREEKPAVTAAPKK